The following proteins are co-located in the Streptococcus downei MFe28 genome:
- the rplU gene encoding 50S ribosomal protein L21, which translates to MSTYAIIKTGGKQVKVEEGQSIYVEKLDVEAGAEVTFDQVVLVGGDATKVGSPLVDGASVVGTVEKQGKQKKVVTYKYKPKKGSHRKQGHRQPYTKVLIKSIKA; encoded by the coding sequence ATGAGCACATACGCAATCATCAAAACTGGTGGAAAACAAGTTAAAGTTGAAGAAGGTCAAAGCATCTATGTTGAAAAACTTGATGTAGAAGCAGGAGCAGAAGTCACTTTTGACCAAGTTGTTCTTGTCGGTGGAGATGCTACTAAGGTTGGTAGCCCACTTGTTGACGGAGCTAGCGTTGTTGGAACTGTTGAAAAGCAAGGAAAACAAAAGAAGGTTGTAACTTACAAGTACAAACCTAAAAAAGGTAGCCACCGCAAACAAGGTCACCGTCAGCCTTACACTAAGGTCCTTATCAAGTCAATCAAGGCTTAA
- a CDS encoding CapA family protein, translating to MKRISISKTSLVCLALVLAILLFAGLYDLLGQSRKSDSSSNQVHTARVVANGDILIHDILYMSARQSDGSYDFNPYFKYAKDWISDADLALGDYEGTISKDYPLAGYPLFNAPSSIAQTLKDTGYDVIDLAHNHILDSGLSGALETAQTFNQLGMDTIGIYQKNRQKENFLIKKVNGIKIAILGYSYGYNGMEANLSKSEYKKHLSDLDEKQIKAELVEAEKKADVTIVMPQMGVEYQKEPTDEQVQLYHKMIDWGADVIFGGHPHVVEPAETLKKDGQKKFIIYSMGNFISNQNQETVDDIWTERGLLMDVTFEKRGKTTSIKTVKAHPTMVWRQATGQKVEEGYDAYNYQTLILDDFIQGGKYRNELDDSMKDKVDSAYQEMNELVQLQW from the coding sequence ATGAAGAGAATATCCATTTCCAAAACGAGTTTAGTCTGCCTAGCCTTGGTGCTTGCTATTTTGCTTTTTGCTGGTCTTTACGACCTCCTAGGTCAGTCCCGAAAATCAGACTCCAGCTCAAATCAGGTTCATACCGCTAGAGTTGTGGCCAATGGCGATATTTTGATTCATGATATCCTCTATATGAGTGCTCGCCAGTCGGATGGTAGCTATGATTTCAATCCCTATTTTAAGTATGCTAAGGACTGGATTTCAGATGCAGACTTAGCCCTAGGTGATTACGAGGGTACCATCAGTAAGGACTATCCTCTAGCTGGCTATCCTCTTTTTAATGCTCCTAGCTCTATTGCCCAAACCTTGAAGGATACAGGCTATGATGTCATTGATTTGGCCCACAATCATATCCTAGACTCTGGCTTATCTGGGGCCTTGGAAACTGCTCAAACCTTTAATCAGTTGGGGATGGACACTATTGGTATCTATCAGAAAAACCGTCAGAAGGAAAACTTTCTCATCAAAAAGGTCAATGGCATCAAGATAGCTATTCTGGGCTATTCCTATGGTTACAATGGCATGGAAGCCAATTTGAGTAAGAGTGAGTACAAGAAACACCTGTCTGACTTGGACGAAAAACAAATCAAGGCTGAATTGGTCGAGGCAGAGAAAAAGGCGGATGTCACCATCGTTATGCCGCAAATGGGAGTGGAGTATCAAAAGGAACCAACAGACGAGCAGGTCCAGCTCTATCATAAGATGATTGACTGGGGTGCAGATGTCATTTTCGGTGGCCACCCCCATGTGGTCGAACCAGCAGAGACCCTAAAGAAGGACGGTCAAAAGAAATTTATCATCTACTCCATGGGCAACTTCATTTCCAACCAAAACCAAGAGACCGTTGACGACATCTGGACCGAAAGAGGTCTCCTCATGGATGTCACCTTTGAAAAGCGAGGGAAGACGACCTCTATTAAGACGGTCAAGGCCCATCCAACCATGGTCTGGCGCCAAGCTACAGGTCAAAAAGTAGAGGAGGGTTATGATGCCTACAACTACCAAACCTTAATCCTCGATGACTTTATCCAGGGTGGTAAGTACCGCAATGAATTGGATGATAGCATGAAAGATAAGGTAGATTCAGCCTACCAAGAAATGAACGAACTGGTTCAGTTGCAGTGGTAG
- a CDS encoding GNAT family N-acetyltransferase, with product MSLTVKTVRPSADFYPLVEALYLTAFPEQERLPLAWMNDLSDTGRADFQAYFDGAVFCGFSYSLKSETCYYLLFLAVTKDQRSKGYGSAILTKVAQEAGGRTRILVIEPLDQSATNYGQRLRRLAFYQSNAYHLTSHYYYEDQEAYRVMADRPKLSPADLASFRDLASLIESTGLAIGLD from the coding sequence ATGTCCTTAACAGTCAAGACAGTCAGGCCCAGTGCAGACTTTTATCCTCTAGTTGAAGCGCTCTATCTGACCGCTTTTCCTGAGCAGGAGCGCCTGCCTTTGGCTTGGATGAACGATTTGTCTGATACTGGTCGAGCTGACTTTCAGGCCTACTTTGATGGTGCGGTCTTTTGTGGATTTAGCTATAGCCTCAAATCTGAGACCTGCTATTATCTCCTCTTTCTAGCCGTAACCAAAGACCAGCGTTCTAAAGGCTATGGCTCTGCCATCTTGACCAAAGTGGCCCAAGAAGCAGGAGGGCGAACACGAATCTTAGTCATTGAGCCTCTTGACCAATCGGCCACTAATTATGGCCAGCGCCTGCGACGGCTAGCCTTCTATCAGTCAAATGCCTATCATTTGACTTCCCACTATTATTACGAGGATCAAGAAGCCTATCGGGTCATGGCTGATCGCCCCAAGCTTTCCCCTGCTGATTTGGCAAGTTTTAGAGACCTTGCTAGCTTGATAGAGTCTACCGGACTAGCCATCGGACTCGACTAA
- the thiI gene encoding tRNA uracil 4-sulfurtransferase ThiI, with translation MQYSEIMIRYGELSTKGKNRMRFINKLKRNIQDVLSVYPQVKVTADRDRGHVFLNGSDYHPVAESLKQIFGIQAFSPVYKLEKDMPILRQAVQEIMTGLYHEGLTFKVSSKRSDHKFELDSRELNQDLGSAVFDVLPNIQAQMKKPDITLKVEIRDEAAYISYEEIKGAGGLPVGTAGKGMLMLSGGIDSPVAGYLALKRGVDIEAVHFASPPYTSPGALKKAQDLTRKLTKFGGNIQFIEVPFTEIQEEIKAKAPEAYLMTLTRRFMMRITDRIRQERHGLVIINGESLGQVASQTLESMQAINAVTTTPVIRPVVTMDKLEIIDIAEKINTFEISIQPFEDCCTIFAPDRPKTNPKIKNVEQYEARLDVEGLVERSVAGIKVSQITPDDSADAVNQLIDDLL, from the coding sequence ATGCAATACTCTGAAATTATGATCCGCTATGGCGAATTGTCCACCAAGGGCAAGAATCGGATGCGTTTCATCAATAAACTCAAACGCAATATTCAAGACGTCCTCTCGGTCTATCCCCAAGTCAAGGTGACCGCTGACCGCGACCGTGGCCATGTATTCCTCAATGGCAGTGACTACCATCCTGTTGCTGAAAGCCTCAAGCAGATTTTTGGTATCCAGGCCTTTTCTCCCGTTTATAAACTGGAGAAGGACATGCCAATTCTGCGTCAGGCCGTTCAGGAAATCATGACGGGTCTCTATCATGAGGGACTGACCTTCAAGGTTTCCAGCAAGCGCAGTGACCACAAGTTTGAGCTGGACAGTCGTGAGCTCAACCAAGACCTAGGTTCAGCCGTTTTTGATGTTCTCCCTAATATCCAGGCACAGATGAAGAAGCCTGACATCACCCTCAAGGTGGAAATCCGTGACGAAGCGGCCTACATCTCCTATGAAGAAATCAAGGGGGCTGGTGGTCTCCCAGTTGGAACGGCAGGTAAGGGCATGCTCATGCTCTCAGGCGGGATTGACTCCCCTGTGGCTGGCTATCTAGCTCTCAAACGGGGCGTCGATATTGAGGCCGTCCACTTTGCTAGTCCGCCCTACACTAGCCCTGGAGCCCTCAAAAAAGCTCAGGATTTGACCCGAAAGCTGACCAAGTTCGGTGGCAATATCCAGTTTATCGAAGTGCCCTTTACGGAGATTCAGGAGGAGATCAAGGCCAAGGCTCCTGAAGCCTACCTCATGACCCTGACCCGTCGCTTTATGATGCGGATTACCGACCGCATTCGCCAAGAGCGACATGGTCTGGTCATCATCAATGGCGAAAGTCTTGGCCAGGTGGCCAGCCAAACGCTGGAGTCCATGCAGGCTATCAACGCTGTGACAACGACCCCAGTCATTCGACCGGTTGTGACCATGGATAAGCTAGAAATCATTGACATTGCGGAAAAGATTAACACCTTCGAGATTTCTATCCAACCTTTCGAGGACTGCTGTACCATCTTCGCCCCTGATCGGCCTAAGACCAATCCTAAGATTAAAAATGTTGAGCAATACGAAGCGCGTTTAGATGTTGAGGGATTAGTAGAACGCTCAGTAGCTGGCATCAAGGTTTCTCAGATTACGCCTGACGATTCAGCCGATGCCGTGAACCAGCTGATTGACGACCTCCTATAA
- a CDS encoding cysteine desulfurase family protein, with translation MIYFDNSATSLPYPEALASYQQVATKIFGNPSSLHNLGDQATRLLEASRRQIAQLLGKSAEEIFFTSGGTESDNWAIKGLAFEKAPYGKHIIVSDIEHPAVKESAKWLAGQGFEVSYAPVDGRGFVDVQKLADLIRSDTTLVSVMAVNNEIGSVQPIQAISEILADKPTISFHVDAVQAIGKVPTAKYLTDRVDFASFSGHKFHAVRGVGFLYKKSGKRIRPLLSGGGQEKDLRSTTENLAGIAAMAKALRLTLDKEGQALPRIQAMKSVIFDELSHYPDIRLFSGNGQDFAPNILTFGIKGVRGEVVVHAFEEHEIYISTTSACSSKAGKPAGTLISMGVPTKEAQTAVRISLDDDNDMSQVEQFLTIFKQVYEKTKKVR, from the coding sequence ATGATTTATTTTGATAATTCAGCGACAAGCCTGCCCTATCCTGAGGCTTTGGCTAGCTATCAACAGGTAGCGACTAAGATTTTTGGGAATCCGTCCAGCCTTCACAATCTAGGCGACCAAGCGACCCGTCTGCTGGAGGCCTCCCGTAGACAGATTGCCCAGTTGCTGGGCAAGTCGGCTGAGGAAATTTTCTTCACCTCAGGTGGTACCGAAAGCGACAACTGGGCTATCAAGGGTCTAGCTTTCGAGAAGGCTCCTTATGGCAAGCATATTATCGTTTCCGATATTGAGCACCCAGCGGTTAAGGAATCGGCCAAGTGGTTGGCTGGCCAAGGCTTTGAAGTTTCCTATGCCCCTGTTGACGGGCGTGGTTTTGTGGATGTCCAAAAGTTGGCCGACCTGATTCGATCTGACACCACTTTGGTCTCAGTTATGGCGGTCAATAATGAAATTGGTTCTGTCCAGCCCATCCAGGCGATTTCAGAAATCTTAGCCGATAAGCCGACTATTTCCTTCCATGTGGATGCTGTCCAGGCCATCGGTAAGGTTCCAACCGCTAAATATCTGACAGACCGTGTCGATTTTGCCTCTTTTTCTGGACATAAATTCCATGCTGTTCGTGGCGTTGGTTTCCTCTATAAAAAATCTGGTAAACGCATCAGACCCCTCTTAAGTGGTGGTGGTCAGGAGAAAGACCTGCGCTCAACTACCGAGAATTTGGCTGGGATTGCAGCCATGGCCAAGGCTCTGCGCTTGACCCTAGATAAGGAAGGACAAGCCCTGCCCCGTATCCAGGCTATGAAATCTGTCATCTTCGATGAACTCAGTCACTATCCTGATATCAGGCTCTTTTCTGGAAATGGTCAAGACTTTGCCCCTAATATTTTGACCTTTGGAATCAAGGGTGTGCGAGGTGAAGTAGTGGTTCATGCCTTTGAAGAGCACGAGATTTATATTTCTACAACCAGCGCCTGCTCTTCCAAGGCTGGTAAACCAGCTGGGACTCTGATTTCCATGGGGGTGCCGACCAAGGAAGCCCAGACAGCCGTTCGCATTAGCCTGGACGATGACAATGATATGAGTCAGGTCGAGCAGTTTCTGACCATCTTCAAGCAGGTCTACGAGAAAACAAAAAAAGTTCGCTAG
- a CDS encoding DUF6556 family protein, whose amino-acid sequence MAQYSRSERRKKDDAQLSHTPIRKESDRRIPKARTSKKIARGAKKGLSAIQKTIATVAAILSIIVASFTIYALTHKDSGNSDKDSTPSSSVVKSSDSNQSSSETQDSSSDANAEQNQDGQTTDDQSQNQDQSQDANQTGDQSQGDQSQGNQNQQGDANSGTTGQSQRQPAGDAGQTAQ is encoded by the coding sequence ATGGCACAATACTCACGCTCGGAACGCAGAAAGAAAGACGATGCCCAACTCAGCCACACCCCAATCCGCAAGGAAAGCGACAGACGTATTCCTAAAGCAAGAACCAGCAAGAAAATCGCTCGTGGTGCTAAGAAGGGGCTTTCTGCCATCCAAAAGACTATTGCAACCGTGGCTGCAATTCTATCAATTATTGTTGCTTCATTTACGATTTACGCTCTAACCCACAAGGACTCAGGCAATAGTGATAAGGACAGCACGCCTTCAAGCTCCGTTGTTAAAAGTAGCGACAGTAACCAGTCTAGCTCAGAAACGCAAGACAGCTCGAGCGATGCGAATGCTGAGCAAAATCAAGATGGTCAGACGACTGATGACCAAAGTCAAAATCAAGATCAGTCTCAAGATGCTAACCAAACTGGTGACCAAAGCCAAGGTGATCAAAGCCAAGGTAATCAAAATCAACAAGGTGATGCTAACTCAGGAACTACTGGCCAAAGTCAACGTCAACCTGCTGGCGATGCTGGGCAAACCGCTCAATAA
- a CDS encoding bifunctional folylpolyglutamate synthase/dihydrofolate synthase: MLTYQETLEAIHSHKANGRRPDFKRLNWILDKLGRPQAGFSILHIVGTNGKGSTTAFLQAIFSSAGYKTGTFTSPFITRFNKRISVNGRPISDQDLVKTFDFVRPWLEEITKTDLGILTEFELVTVLAFVYFGQIQPVGLVIIEAGIGGRFDSTNVITPLATICTSIGYDHTETLGDRLEDIAWQKAGAIKPNRPMILGSMPRQARSVFEREAQGLGAPLYRLGQEFQIKDEMEVFDFISPLGSLENLHTSLLGPHQKNNAALAIQASLLLRFDFPKVDELAIRKGLRSATWPGRGELVRPNILLDGAHNPQGIQALIELLEKEFPDRPKHLLFAGLKRKDLAKMLELLAGQDVTVVSFDFPGAADLTDYPDTYAQIPDFRTWLKQAERSTDLFVVTGSLYFISDVRHYLLNGRD, from the coding sequence ATGCTGACTTATCAAGAAACGCTAGAAGCTATCCACAGCCACAAGGCTAATGGCCGACGGCCTGATTTTAAACGATTAAATTGGATATTGGATAAACTGGGGAGGCCTCAAGCGGGCTTTTCCATTCTTCATATTGTCGGAACCAACGGTAAGGGCTCTACGACTGCCTTCCTGCAAGCTATCTTTTCGTCTGCTGGTTATAAGACGGGGACCTTTACTTCTCCCTTTATCACCCGCTTCAATAAAAGAATCTCTGTCAATGGCAGGCCCATCAGCGACCAGGATTTGGTTAAAACCTTTGACTTTGTCAGGCCCTGGCTGGAGGAAATTACCAAGACCGACTTAGGTATCCTTACGGAATTTGAATTGGTGACGGTCTTGGCCTTTGTCTATTTCGGGCAGATTCAGCCAGTAGGCCTTGTTATCATCGAGGCTGGAATTGGCGGTCGTTTTGACTCGACCAATGTCATCACCCCCCTTGCAACGATTTGCACTTCTATCGGTTATGACCATACAGAAACCTTGGGAGACCGTTTAGAGGACATCGCTTGGCAGAAGGCTGGTGCCATCAAGCCCAATCGGCCAATGATTCTTGGCTCAATGCCTAGGCAGGCTCGGAGTGTTTTTGAAAGGGAAGCCCAAGGTTTAGGGGCTCCACTCTATCGGTTGGGGCAGGAATTTCAGATAAAGGATGAGATGGAGGTTTTTGATTTTATTAGTCCCCTAGGCTCCTTGGAAAATCTTCACACCTCCCTCCTCGGACCGCATCAGAAGAACAATGCCGCCCTAGCTATCCAGGCCAGCCTCTTGCTGAGATTTGACTTTCCAAAGGTTGACGAATTAGCCATCCGCAAGGGTCTGCGGAGTGCCACTTGGCCAGGCCGAGGTGAGCTTGTCAGACCGAATATTCTCTTAGATGGTGCCCACAATCCCCAAGGCATCCAAGCCTTGATAGAACTCTTGGAAAAGGAATTCCCTGACCGCCCCAAGCACCTGCTTTTTGCGGGGCTTAAAAGAAAAGATTTAGCGAAAATGCTGGAGCTACTGGCTGGTCAGGATGTAACGGTTGTCAGTTTCGATTTCCCTGGGGCTGCAGATTTGACTGATTATCCTGATACTTATGCCCAGATACCTGATTTCCGAACTTGGCTGAAGCAGGCTGAAAGGTCAACCGACCTCTTTGTCGTGACTGGCTCCCTCTACTTCATTTCAGACGTTCGGCACTATCTTTTAAATGGGCGAGATTAA
- the gorA gene encoding glutathione-disulfide reductase, with the protein MVKTYDYIVLGGGSGGIASANRAAMHGAKVLLIEAQETGGTCVNRGCVPKKVMWYGAQVAEAIGKYAGEYGFKVASSDFDFAILKKNRQAYIDRIHGSYERGFAANGVEVLNAYARFLDAHTLEADGQTYTALHILIATGGHARIPNIPGAEYGITSDGFFELNQIPKRAAVVGAGYIGVEISGVLNALGSDSHLFVRHDRPLRNWDTYLTDALMEEMEKNGPTLHKESTPKEVRKNPDGSLTLVLENGQEHETDVLIWAIGRVANTKGYGLENTGVALNERGFIQADAYENTNIPGLYAIGDINGKLELTPVAVKAGRLLSERLFNNQKDAKLDYTNVPTVVFSHPAMGKVGYTESQAIEAFGKDQIKTYTSSFTSMYTALADHRQVARMKLVVQGPEEKVIGLHGIGYGVDEMIQGFAVAIKLGATKADFDATVAIHPTGAEEFVTMR; encoded by the coding sequence ATGGTAAAGACATACGATTATATTGTTTTGGGAGGCGGTTCAGGCGGGATTGCTTCGGCTAATCGAGCTGCCATGCACGGAGCTAAGGTTCTCCTGATTGAAGCTCAGGAAACTGGCGGAACCTGCGTCAATCGTGGCTGTGTGCCCAAGAAGGTCATGTGGTATGGAGCCCAGGTTGCCGAAGCCATTGGTAAGTATGCCGGCGAGTACGGCTTCAAAGTGGCTTCTAGCGACTTTGACTTTGCTATCCTCAAGAAAAATCGCCAGGCCTATATTGACCGCATCCATGGCTCCTATGAGCGAGGCTTTGCCGCCAATGGCGTTGAAGTGCTCAATGCCTACGCTCGCTTTCTCGATGCTCACACCCTGGAAGCGGATGGTCAAACCTACACCGCTCTCCATATTTTGATTGCGACCGGCGGTCACGCCCGCATTCCTAATATCCCTGGTGCCGAATACGGCATCACTTCCGATGGTTTCTTTGAATTGAACCAAATTCCTAAGCGTGCTGCCGTCGTTGGTGCGGGTTATATTGGGGTCGAAATTTCCGGCGTGCTCAATGCCCTTGGCAGCGACAGCCACCTCTTTGTCCGCCACGACCGGCCTTTACGAAATTGGGATACCTATCTGACCGATGCCCTCATGGAGGAGATGGAAAAAAACGGTCCAACCCTCCACAAAGAGTCTACACCCAAAGAAGTCCGTAAGAATCCTGATGGTTCTCTGACTCTGGTTCTGGAAAATGGTCAGGAACATGAGACCGATGTTCTGATTTGGGCCATCGGTCGGGTTGCCAATACCAAGGGCTACGGTCTGGAAAATACGGGCGTGGCCCTCAATGAGCGAGGATTTATCCAGGCGGATGCCTATGAAAATACTAATATCCCTGGCCTCTATGCTATCGGTGATATCAACGGAAAACTGGAGTTGACCCCAGTAGCGGTTAAGGCGGGTCGCCTGCTTTCTGAACGCCTTTTTAACAATCAGAAAGATGCTAAACTAGACTACACCAATGTTCCAACGGTGGTCTTTAGCCATCCAGCTATGGGTAAAGTTGGCTATACTGAAAGCCAGGCCATTGAAGCCTTTGGCAAGGACCAAATCAAGACCTACACCTCTAGCTTTACTTCAATGTACACAGCCCTCGCCGACCACCGCCAAGTGGCTCGAATGAAACTAGTGGTGCAAGGGCCGGAGGAAAAGGTCATTGGTCTCCATGGCATCGGTTATGGTGTCGATGAGATGATTCAGGGCTTTGCGGTCGCCATCAAACTAGGAGCGACCAAGGCCGACTTTGATGCCACCGTTGCTATCCACCCAACTGGAGCAGAAGAATTCGTCACCATGCGATGA
- a CDS encoding Txe/YoeB family addiction module toxin, whose translation MVTYRLIYSKKALSDIQKLKAANLTTRAKNLTELLRDNPYQNPPRYEKLVGNLSGAYSRRINRKHRLVYQVDDEKKLVRILSLWSQL comes from the coding sequence TTGGTGACTTATCGGCTGATTTATTCTAAAAAAGCTCTATCAGATATTCAAAAATTAAAGGCAGCCAACTTGACGACTAGAGCGAAAAACCTAACTGAGCTTCTGAGAGATAATCCCTATCAAAATCCTCCACGCTATGAAAAATTGGTTGGTAATTTGAGCGGTGCCTACTCACGACGAATCAATCGAAAGCACCGTTTGGTCTATCAGGTGGATGATGAGAAAAAATTAGTCAGAATCTTGAGCCTGTGGTCTCAACTATGA
- a CDS encoding type II toxin-antitoxin system Phd/YefM family antitoxin, whose translation MVTMSATNLRKDLFNTLENTIKYNEPVNVTTKQGNAVILSEDDYNGLLETLYL comes from the coding sequence ATGGTAACGATGTCTGCGACAAACCTTCGCAAGGATCTCTTTAATACCCTAGAGAATACCATCAAGTATAATGAGCCTGTAAATGTGACAACCAAGCAAGGGAATGCGGTGATTTTAAGCGAGGATGACTACAATGGTCTCTTGGAAACACTCTACCTTTGA
- the uvrC gene encoding excinuclease ABC subunit UvrC: MNELIKHKLELLPDSPGCYIHKDKNGTIIYVGKAKNLKNRVRSYFHGSHDTKTEMLVSEIADFEYIVTGSNTEALLLEINLIQKNMPKYNIRLKDDKSYPYIKITNEVYPRLMITRQVHRKDGLYFGPYPDSGAATEIKRLLDRIFPFKKCTNPANKVCFYYHLGQCNAHTICHTDQTYWDGLKEDVKNFLNGKDNKIVEQIRQKMLKASELMEFERAAEYRDLLEAISKLRTKQRIMNQDMQDRDIFGYYVDKGWMCVQVFFVRQGKLIQRDVNIFPYYNEPEEDFLTYLGQFYQESKHFLPKEVFIPQDIDDQLAKAVVKTKVLKPQRGEKKQLVNLATKNARVSLQQKFDLLEKDIKKTKGAIENLGQLLNIPAPRRIEAFDNSNIQGTSPVAAMVVFVDGKPSKKDYRKFKIKTVIGPDDYASMREVIYRRYSRVMRDGLTPPDLIVIDGGQGQVNIAKDVIQNRLGLDIPIAGLQKNDKHQTHELLFGEPLEVVDLPRNSQEFFLLQRVQDEVHRFAITFHRQVRSKNSFSSKLDGVPGLGPKRKQLLLKHFRSLTKIQQADVDDIVNCGVPRNVAEDLKARLSEMENAKVEK; encoded by the coding sequence ATGAATGAACTGATTAAACACAAGTTGGAGTTGCTACCAGATAGTCCTGGTTGCTACATCCACAAGGATAAAAATGGCACGATTATTTATGTTGGTAAGGCCAAGAATTTGAAAAATCGGGTTCGCTCTTATTTCCACGGTAGCCATGACACCAAGACTGAGATGTTGGTCTCAGAAATTGCCGATTTTGAATATATTGTTACGGGCTCCAATACCGAGGCCCTGCTTCTGGAAATCAACCTCATCCAGAAGAATATGCCTAAGTACAACATTCGCCTCAAGGATGATAAGTCCTACCCCTATATCAAGATTACCAATGAGGTTTACCCTCGGCTCATGATTACCCGTCAGGTCCACCGCAAGGATGGCCTCTATTTTGGCCCCTATCCCGACTCTGGAGCTGCCACCGAAATTAAGCGCCTGCTGGATCGGATTTTTCCCTTTAAGAAATGCACCAATCCAGCCAATAAGGTCTGCTTTTATTACCATTTGGGTCAATGCAATGCCCACACTATCTGCCATACAGACCAGACCTATTGGGATGGCCTCAAGGAGGACGTAAAGAACTTCCTCAATGGCAAGGACAATAAGATTGTTGAGCAAATTCGCCAGAAGATGCTCAAAGCGTCGGAACTCATGGAATTTGAACGGGCGGCCGAATACCGCGACCTCCTAGAAGCCATCAGCAAACTTCGCACCAAACAGCGAATTATGAATCAGGATATGCAGGACCGAGACATCTTCGGCTATTATGTGGATAAGGGGTGGATGTGTGTCCAGGTTTTCTTCGTCCGTCAGGGCAAGCTCATCCAACGTGATGTCAATATATTTCCTTATTATAATGAACCAGAAGAAGATTTCCTGACCTATCTAGGGCAATTTTATCAGGAGAGTAAGCACTTCCTGCCCAAGGAGGTCTTCATTCCACAAGATATTGATGACCAGCTGGCTAAGGCGGTTGTCAAGACCAAGGTCCTTAAACCCCAACGGGGCGAGAAGAAGCAGCTGGTCAATTTGGCCACTAAAAATGCTCGGGTCAGCCTGCAACAAAAATTTGACCTTCTAGAAAAGGACATTAAAAAGACCAAGGGAGCCATCGAAAATCTGGGCCAACTGCTCAATATTCCTGCCCCCCGACGGATTGAGGCCTTTGATAACTCCAATATTCAGGGGACCAGTCCTGTGGCAGCCATGGTTGTCTTCGTTGACGGGAAACCTAGCAAGAAAGACTATCGCAAGTTTAAAATCAAGACCGTTATTGGTCCTGATGACTATGCCAGTATGCGCGAGGTTATTTACCGTCGCTACAGTCGCGTCATGCGCGATGGCCTGACCCCTCCAGATTTGATTGTTATTGATGGTGGTCAAGGCCAGGTCAATATCGCTAAAGATGTTATCCAAAACCGTCTGGGGCTGGATATTCCGATTGCTGGTCTGCAAAAGAATGACAAGCACCAGACCCACGAACTCCTCTTTGGTGAGCCTTTGGAAGTCGTGGACCTTCCACGAAATTCTCAAGAATTCTTTCTCCTGCAAAGGGTTCAAGATGAAGTCCACCGCTTTGCCATTACCTTCCATAGACAGGTCAGAAGCAAGAATAGCTTTAGTTCCAAGCTGGATGGTGTCCCAGGCCTAGGACCCAAACGCAAGCAGCTCTTGCTCAAGCATTTCAGGAGCCTGACCAAGATCCAGCAGGCCGATGTCGATGACATCGTCAACTGCGGTGTCCCCAGAAATGTGGCTGAGGACTTAAAGGCAAGACTGAGCGAGATGGAGAATGCCAAGGTGGAAAAATAA